In Pongo abelii isolate AG06213 chromosome 15, NHGRI_mPonAbe1-v2.0_pri, whole genome shotgun sequence, a single window of DNA contains:
- the LOC134760006 gene encoding olfactory receptor 4M1 — protein METANYTKVTEFVLTGLSQTREVQLVLFVIFLFFYLFILPGNILIICTIRLDPHLTSPMYFLLANLAFLDIWYSSITAPKMLIDFFVERKIISFGGCIAQLFFLHFVGASEMFLLTVMAFDRYAAICRPLHYATIMNPRLCCILVALSWMGGFIHSIIQVALIVRLPFCGPNELDSYFCDITQVVRIACANTFPEELVMICSSGLISVVCFIALLMSYAFLLALLKKHSGSGEDTNRAMSTCYSHITIVVLMFGPSIYIYARPFDSFSLDKVVSVFHTIIFPLLNPIIYTLRNKEVKAAMRKLVTKYILCKEK, from the coding sequence ATGGAAACTGCAAATTACACCAAGGTGACAGAATTTGTTCTCACTGGCCTGTCCCAGACTCGGGAGGTCCAACTAGTCCTATTTGTTATATTTCTATTCTTCTATTTGTTCATCCTACCAGGAAATATCCTTATCATTTGCACCATCAGGCTAGACCCTCATCTGACTTCTCCTATGTATTTCCTGTTGGCTAATCTGGCCTTCCTTGATATTTGGTACTCTTCCATTACAGCCCCTAAAATGCTCATAGACTTCTTTGTGGAGAGGAAGATAATTTCCTTTGGTGGATGCATTGCACAGCTCTTCTTCTTACACTTTGTTGGGGCTTCGGAGATGTTCTTGCTCACAGTGATGGCCTTTGACCGCTATGCTGCTATCTGCCGACCCCTCCACTATGCTACCATCATGAATCCACGTCTCTGCTGTATCCTGGTGGCTCTCTCCTGGATGGGGGGCTTCATTCATTCTATAATACAGGTGGCTCTCATTGTTCGACTTCCTTTCTGTGGGCCCAATGAGTTAGACAGTTACTTCTGTGACATCACACAGGTTGTCCGGATTGCCTGTGCCAACACCTTCCCAGAGGAGTTAGTGATGATCTGTAGTAGTGGTCTGATCTCTGTGGTGTGTTTTATTGCTCTGTTAATGTCCTATGCCTTCCTTCTGGCCTTGCTCAAGAAACATTCAGGCTCAGGTGAGGATACCAACAGGGCCATGTCCACCTGCTATTCCCACATTACCATTGTGGTGCTAATGTTTGGGCCATCCATCTACATTTATGCTCGCCCATTTGACTCATTTTCCCTAGATAAAGTGGTGTCTGTGTTTCATACTATAATATTCCCTTTACTTAATCCCATTATTTACACATTGAGAAACAAGGAAGTAAAGGCAGCCATGAGGAAGTTGGTCACCAAATATATTTTGTGTAAAGAGAAGTGA